A stretch of the Phyllopteryx taeniolatus isolate TA_2022b chromosome 5, UOR_Ptae_1.2, whole genome shotgun sequence genome encodes the following:
- the adck2 gene encoding uncharacterized aarF domain-containing protein kinase 2 isoform X1, protein MAVAVLGARAVLLNMRSNLQRGNLFGRTRLIQTSRSSCLLKRRQLLINIPKVALLCWGTASASSAKCQQAALQAHITNRKSLAKVQVHKLVFLLRLGLRAIVLFLKFSPILLLYPLVLVSTRWASCWLDALLWATESSGPAFIKLGQWASTRRDIFPPEFCDRFSRLHVKVHPHSWAHTKQCLKRAFGEGWKKVLMFESKEPVGSGCVAQVYRGWANKDQVEDPDFQTLVEEMEREDLREAWEIPGLSGVASSVWNLWKGGRKEDEETLHEQNTSQKDHMIPVAIKVLHPGLRRQVEMDLLLMKVASCLLQCLPGLKWLSLREIVDEFEKLMTKQIDLRFEAKNIEHFRENFRKVDYVKFPTPLRPFVTRTILVETFEVSTQARTTKTIIPPRNNLAELSFSVIQESEPISDYLRADMPQEVKQRIARMGVDTLLKMVFVDNFVHADLHPGNILVQRCGPPVGSSDAPGGDRGKTTLTDLWDTVVVSVRPEPCPLQLVLLDAGIVAQLSSHDLDNFKAVFTAVVQRQGEQVAELILHHARANECQDVARFKKEMAELVDVALSSTLSLGKIQVADLLSRVFGLLIKHKVKLESNFASIVFAIMVLEGLGRSLDPNLDILELAKPLLLKNCASLV, encoded by the exons ATGGCAGTAGCCGTTTTAGGAGCGAGAGCGGTTCTTCTCAACATGAGGTCCAATCTCCAAAGAGGAAACCTTTTTGGTCGAACCAGACTCATCCAGACTTCCAGGTCATCCTGTCTGCTCAAGAGGAGGCAGCTTCTGATCAACATCCCCAAGGTTGCTTTGCTGTGTTGGGGCACAGCCAGTGCATCCTCAGCCAAATGCCAACAAGCCGCTCTGCAAGCCCACATCACCAACAGGAAGTCTCTTGCCAAGGTTCAAGTGCACAAACTGGTCTTTCTCCTCCGCCTGGGCCTGCGTGCAATAGTGCTGTTCCTGAAATTCTCCCCCATCCTGCTCCTCTACCCCTTGGTTCTGGTGTCCACTCGCTGGGCCTCGTGCTGGTTGGACGCCCTGCTGTGGGCGACCGAAAGTTCAGGCCCGGCCTTTATTAAGCTGGGGCAATGGGCCAGTAccaggcgagacatcttccctCCCGAGTTCTGCGACCGCTTCTCCAGGCTCCACGTGAAGGTGCATCCTCATTCCTGGGCCCACACCAAGCAGTGTCTCAAGAGGGCTTTCGGGGAGGGCTGGAAGAAGGTGCTCATGTTCGAGAGCAAGGAGCCGGTGGGCTCGGGGTGCGTGGCGCAGGTTTACCGCGGCTGGGCCAACAAGGATCAGGTGGAGGACCCGGACTTCCAGACGCTGGTAGAGGAGATGGAGAGGGAGGATCTCCGGGAAGCGTGGGAGATTCCTGGTCTGAGTGGAGTGGCAAGTTCGGTGTGGAATCTctggaagggaggaaggaaggaagatgaAGAGACGCTGCATGAGCAGAACACCTCACAGAAGGATCACATGATACCTGTGGCTATTAAG GTGCTCCATCCAGGCTTGAGACGGCAGGTGGAGATGGACTTGCTACTGATGAAGGTCGCTAGCTGCCTTCTGCAATGCCTGCCTGGACTCAAGTGGCTCAGCCTGCGTGAGATCGTCGACGAGTTTGAGAAGCTCATGACCAAACAG ATCGACCTCCGTTTCGAGGCCAAGAACATTGAACACTTCCGCGAGAATTTCCGCAAAGTGGACTACGTGAAGTTCCCCACTCCGTTACGGCCTTTCGTCACCAGGACGATTCTAGTCGAAACATTTGAAGTGAGTACACAAGCACGtactacaaagacaattatTCCACCTCGAAACAATCTTGCCGAGTTGTCTTTCTCCGTCATTCAGGAGAGTGAGCCCATCTCGGATTACCTGAGAGCTGACATGCCGCAGGAGGTGAAACAAAGGATTGCCAGAATGGGAGTCGACACCCTGTTAAAAATG gtttttgtggatAACTTCGTCCACGCGGATCTCCATCCGGGCAACATCCTGGTGCAGCGTTGCGGCCCACCCGTCGGCTCCTCAGACGCGCCCGGAGGAGACCGCGGTAAGACCACCCTAACCGACCTGTGGGACACGGTGGTGGTGAGCGTCAGACCCGAGCCGTGTCCTCTCCAACTGGTGCTGCTGGACGCCGGCATCGTGGCCCAGCTGAGCAGCCACGACCTGGACAACTTCAAGGCCGTCTTTACTGCCGTGGTGCAGCGGCAG GGCGAGCAAGTAGCAGAGCTGATCCTCCATCACGCTCGGGCCAACGAGTGCCAAGACGTGGCACGCTTCAAGAAGGAGATGGCGGAGCTGGTGGACGTAGCCCTCAGCAGCACCCTCTCACTGGGAAAA ATCCAAGTTGCTGACTTGCTTTCCAGAGTCTTTGGCCTACTCATCAAACACAAG GTGAAGTTGGAGAGTAACTTTGCATCCATCGTGTTTGCCATCATGGTGCTGGAGGGCCTGGGCCGCTCCTTGGACCCAAACTTGGACATCCTGGAGCTGGCCAAACCGCTGCTGCTGAAAAACTGTGCCTCGCTcgtataa
- the adck2 gene encoding uncharacterized aarF domain-containing protein kinase 2 isoform X2 has protein sequence MAVAVLGARAVLLNMRSNLQRGNLFGRTRLIQTSRSSCLLKRRQLLINIPKVALLCWGTASASSAKCQQAALQAHITNRKSLAKVQVHKLVFLLRLGLRAIVLFLKFSPILLLYPLVLVSTRWASCWLDALLWATESSGPAFIKLGQWASTRRDIFPPEFCDRFSRLHVKVHPHSWAHTKQCLKRAFGEGWKKVLMFESKEPVGSGCVAQVYRGWANKDQVEDPDFQTLVEEMEREDLREAWEIPGLSGVASSVWNLWKGGRKEDEETLHEQNTSQKDHMIPVAIKVLHPGLRRQVEMDLLLMKVASCLLQCLPGLKWLSLREIVDEFEKLMTKQIDLRFEAKNIEHFRENFRKVDYVKFPTPLRPFVTRTILVETFEESEPISDYLRADMPQEVKQRIARMGVDTLLKMVFVDNFVHADLHPGNILVQRCGPPVGSSDAPGGDRGKTTLTDLWDTVVVSVRPEPCPLQLVLLDAGIVAQLSSHDLDNFKAVFTAVVQRQGEQVAELILHHARANECQDVARFKKEMAELVDVALSSTLSLGKIQVADLLSRVFGLLIKHKVKLESNFASIVFAIMVLEGLGRSLDPNLDILELAKPLLLKNCASLV, from the exons ATGGCAGTAGCCGTTTTAGGAGCGAGAGCGGTTCTTCTCAACATGAGGTCCAATCTCCAAAGAGGAAACCTTTTTGGTCGAACCAGACTCATCCAGACTTCCAGGTCATCCTGTCTGCTCAAGAGGAGGCAGCTTCTGATCAACATCCCCAAGGTTGCTTTGCTGTGTTGGGGCACAGCCAGTGCATCCTCAGCCAAATGCCAACAAGCCGCTCTGCAAGCCCACATCACCAACAGGAAGTCTCTTGCCAAGGTTCAAGTGCACAAACTGGTCTTTCTCCTCCGCCTGGGCCTGCGTGCAATAGTGCTGTTCCTGAAATTCTCCCCCATCCTGCTCCTCTACCCCTTGGTTCTGGTGTCCACTCGCTGGGCCTCGTGCTGGTTGGACGCCCTGCTGTGGGCGACCGAAAGTTCAGGCCCGGCCTTTATTAAGCTGGGGCAATGGGCCAGTAccaggcgagacatcttccctCCCGAGTTCTGCGACCGCTTCTCCAGGCTCCACGTGAAGGTGCATCCTCATTCCTGGGCCCACACCAAGCAGTGTCTCAAGAGGGCTTTCGGGGAGGGCTGGAAGAAGGTGCTCATGTTCGAGAGCAAGGAGCCGGTGGGCTCGGGGTGCGTGGCGCAGGTTTACCGCGGCTGGGCCAACAAGGATCAGGTGGAGGACCCGGACTTCCAGACGCTGGTAGAGGAGATGGAGAGGGAGGATCTCCGGGAAGCGTGGGAGATTCCTGGTCTGAGTGGAGTGGCAAGTTCGGTGTGGAATCTctggaagggaggaaggaaggaagatgaAGAGACGCTGCATGAGCAGAACACCTCACAGAAGGATCACATGATACCTGTGGCTATTAAG GTGCTCCATCCAGGCTTGAGACGGCAGGTGGAGATGGACTTGCTACTGATGAAGGTCGCTAGCTGCCTTCTGCAATGCCTGCCTGGACTCAAGTGGCTCAGCCTGCGTGAGATCGTCGACGAGTTTGAGAAGCTCATGACCAAACAG ATCGACCTCCGTTTCGAGGCCAAGAACATTGAACACTTCCGCGAGAATTTCCGCAAAGTGGACTACGTGAAGTTCCCCACTCCGTTACGGCCTTTCGTCACCAGGACGATTCTAGTCGAAACATTTGAA GAGAGTGAGCCCATCTCGGATTACCTGAGAGCTGACATGCCGCAGGAGGTGAAACAAAGGATTGCCAGAATGGGAGTCGACACCCTGTTAAAAATG gtttttgtggatAACTTCGTCCACGCGGATCTCCATCCGGGCAACATCCTGGTGCAGCGTTGCGGCCCACCCGTCGGCTCCTCAGACGCGCCCGGAGGAGACCGCGGTAAGACCACCCTAACCGACCTGTGGGACACGGTGGTGGTGAGCGTCAGACCCGAGCCGTGTCCTCTCCAACTGGTGCTGCTGGACGCCGGCATCGTGGCCCAGCTGAGCAGCCACGACCTGGACAACTTCAAGGCCGTCTTTACTGCCGTGGTGCAGCGGCAG GGCGAGCAAGTAGCAGAGCTGATCCTCCATCACGCTCGGGCCAACGAGTGCCAAGACGTGGCACGCTTCAAGAAGGAGATGGCGGAGCTGGTGGACGTAGCCCTCAGCAGCACCCTCTCACTGGGAAAA ATCCAAGTTGCTGACTTGCTTTCCAGAGTCTTTGGCCTACTCATCAAACACAAG GTGAAGTTGGAGAGTAACTTTGCATCCATCGTGTTTGCCATCATGGTGCTGGAGGGCCTGGGCCGCTCCTTGGACCCAAACTTGGACATCCTGGAGCTGGCCAAACCGCTGCTGCTGAAAAACTGTGCCTCGCTcgtataa